AGTCCTTGGTGGCGGGCGGACCCCACTGGGCGAGCCCGGAGGCGCTCATCGGTGCCCAGCCCGGCTCGAGCGTGCAGTCGAACAGGTCGCCGTCGGTGAAGTGCTCGACCAGGAAGTCGTCCGGGTCGCGCCAGTAGTCGAAGATCTGGCTGCCCTGGATGTGCCGGCCGATCCCCCAGGACCGCTGGTAGCCCCGGTCGAGCAGGTGCTCCCCGCCGGCGGCCAGGGAGTCGAGGTCGGGGACCTGGTAGGCCGAGTGCACGTACCGGTTGGCCGGGCCGAGTGTCATGGCGAGCGTGTGGTGGTCGGTGGCCGTGCTGCCGCGGTCGCAGCGGATGAAGCTCATGACCGGGCCGCGCTCGCGCTGTCCCTGGTGGTAGAGGAAGTCGCTGACGATCAGGCCCAGGTGCTCGAGATACCAGTTGAGCGTCTCCAGGTATCGGGTCGTCTGCAGCACGACGTGACCGAGGCGCTGCACCTTGGCAGGCTCCCGCGGCGGCCGCTGGGTGGCGTTCGTCCGCGCCACGTCGTGTCCGACGTTGAAGGTCAGGGGTTGCTGCGTGGGCAGCGCGGGGAGTTCGTGCGTGTCCGCGACCACGCGTACCCGCGCCCCGCTCGGGTCGACCAGGTCCACCGTCACCCCGCCCAGGCTCTCCGGCAGGCTGGCCATGGTCCGCCCGGTCGCGTCCGCGAGCCGCAGCACGTCGTTCGGCTCGGCGGCCCTGAACGCGGGGCCGATGAACCGGGACCGGGGGCCCCGGCGGATGAGCACGCAGGGGGAACCGGGGTCGGTGCCCCGCAGGTGCAGCTCGTCCTGAGTACGCAGCGAGGTCGTGAAGCCGAAGGCCCGGGCGAAGACCTCGGCCCGCTCCAGATCGGGCTTCTGGAACTCCAGCCAGGCCAGGTCGTGCACCTTGACGACCGGGTTGCGCGCCCGCCCCGGGTGCTCGCCCCGCAAGGCACCCTGCTCGCTGTGCAGGCCGGTGTGCGGGTCGTGCCCATCGGTCATGTCCCGCTCCTTTCCAGGTGATGACGAAATCGTCACTTACGAGAGTAGCGTCAGTCAAGGCCGGATGACGATTCCGTCAACTCTGAAGCTCGCCAGGGTTAAAGTGGGTGCAGACCGACCTGGGAGAGGTGATCGAGCAGGCATGGAGCAGCAGATCAGGCACGCCCCGAACCGCCTGGAACGGCGCAAAGCCCGCACCCGCTCGGCGCTCGTTCGCGCGGCCCAGACCTTCCTCGCCGCCGGACAGCTGAACGTCCCGATTCTCGAACTCACCCAGGCCGCGGACGTGGGTATGGGCTCGTTCTACAACCACTTCGACAGCAGGGAACAGCTCTTCCAGGCCGCAGTGGAAGACGCACTCGACCGCTACGGCGCCCTGCTCGACGAGCTGACCGTCGGCCTGGACGACCCGGCTCACGTCTTCGCGCAGAGCTTCCGGCTGACCGGACGCCTCCACCGCCGGAATCCCGAACTGAGCAAGGTCCTGCTCAACAACGGCCTGGCCCTGGCCGGCTCAGGCAGGGGGCTCGCGCCTCGAGCCCGGCGCGACATCGAAGACGGCGTCCGCGCCGGCCGGTTCCAGGTGCGCGAGCCCGAATTGGCGATGGTGATCGTGGCCGGCGCCGCGCTGTGCCTTGGCCAACTGCTGCACGACCACCCCGAGCGTGACGACGCCGCAGCCACCGACCAGGTCACGGAGGACGTGCTGCGCATGCTCGGCCTCGCGGCCGACGAGGCCCACGAGATCTGCCAACGCCCGCTGCCCGACCTGCATGGCCGTCGCCCGTAGGCCGATGTTCATGCGCCCGAGCGGGCCGCTCCTAGGAAGTGGCCGCCTCGCGCACCATCCGGTTGGCCGTCTCCGGCTCATACCCGGTCGCCCGGAGCAGGTCACTCGCCATGGTGCGCAGCTGGATCACCACGGCGTCCGAGAAGGGCTTGACGCCCCTGTGGTACGCCTGGCCGGCCAGGCGCGCCCCGTCCAACACCGCGTTGCGGGTCTGGTCGAACGGCCCACCCGCCCGCGCCTCCCGCCTCAGCAACTGGATCGCCTCGGCGAGCCTATCCACGGCGCCGGGGAGTTCCTCCGGGACCGGCTCGTCGTATTGCAACGTGGTCGCGGCCCAGCGGGCCAGCGCCCGGCACCCGAGGATCACCCGATCGATGTGCTGGATGCCGCGCCGGTAGTGCTTGACATCGATTCGGCGTTGCCAGCGTAGCGGCGCGATCGTCGTTACCTCCTCGGCGCCAGCCAGGGCCTCGTGCAGCCGGGCGAGGTCGGGTTCCATGCCGGTCAGCTGGTCCAGCGCCCGTATCGCGCGGTCCGGGTCACGCCGGGCGAGTGCGTGTGCCACCTCTCGAAGCTGCGTGTGGAGGGTCGCGGCGACCGGTGCGACAGCCCGCTCGAGAATGCGCATCGGGTTGATCGGTAGCAGCAACGCCACTACCGCCAGCCCGATGGCGCCGCCCACTCCCGCGTCGACGATCCGCGCCCATTCGAGGCCCTGCTGCACGTGGGAGAACGTGGCGATCAGCACAGCGGTACTGCCCGCCTGAGCGACCAGCGCACCGCTGCGCCCGGTCATCAACAGGGCGACGGCGATGGCCAGCATCACCACCAGGCCGATCTGCCAGGGCCCGAACCCGAGGGAGCGAATGAGAAAGTCACTGACGAGCAGGCCCAGCCCGACGCCGAGCAGCATCTCGGCGGTACGTAAGGCGCGCTGCCCGAGGGCGGCGACGATCGTGCCGACGGCCGCGCTGGGCGCGAAGATCGGTGCGGGGCGACCCAGGACGTCGTGCGCCAGCCCCCAGGACAACGTGGCGGCAAGCCCACATTGAGCTGCTACGAACAGAATGATCGTGAACAGGCGCAGCCTCAGCCGGCCTGCTTCGCCACCGTGACGCCGGGCCTTCGCCGCCAGGTCCTTGGCGTGCCCGGCAGCGGCGTTGGGGCGAGACAGGTCTCCCCGCTCAGCAGCCATGGCGGGGGTTACCCCGCCCGGCCCTTACAAACCCGGCGATCCGTTCTCCTCCCTGTCGAGCTTCCTGTCGAGGCGATTCGGTTGCCCCCGCTCCCATGGCTACCCGCTCGGCGAAGCCGGGCAGCTTATGGGCGTTGCGACCCCGCTCAGACCACCCACGATGCTGGCCGCGAGCCGTTGCGGCAGCACCAGGACAGTTGACCGCTGGATCTCTGCCCGCTCGCGATCATTCAACCGGGTGGTGATGGCTGCTCGGATGGGAATCGTCGGGCACGGGCCGCGTCGGCTACGGCGACGCCGGCCAGGATGAGGGCGGCGGTGGTGGCTACCGCGAGCGGCGGCAGCGGCCGCATTGCCGGGGTGAGGGCGACCAGGGCGAGTGCGCCGATCACGCGGGGGGCGGACACGCGGCCGAACACCGCGTACTCGAAGATGGCTCGTCCGGCGAGGAACAGGGCGGGTCCGGCGAGGATGACGGCGGTCCAGGCCGGGTTCGGGTGTCCGAGCGGGTGGGTGATGAGGAGTTCGTCGCCGACGGCGATGGTGACGATGCCGGCGATCATGATCACGTGGGCGTAGACCGCCAGGACAGCAACGCGGAGTCGGTTGGGGGCCGCCGTGATGGCGCCGGCTATCAGTGCTCCGGCGCGGTGGATGTAGATGCGCCACAGCAGTGCCGTGGTGGCGAACGCCACCAGGGCCGCGGCGCTGCGGTCAGCCCCGAACGGTCCGTTTGCGAATGCCAGTCCGGTCACCAGGATCGGCTCGCCGAGCGCGATGATGAAGAACTGCCGGAACCGCTCGGCCACGTGTTCTTCGGAGACCACGACCTCGAGTCGACGCTCGCCGCTGCGGCCCAGCCGCGGCGTGGGGAAGCCGAGTGCGATCCCCACGAACTCCACGGCCGCCGCCGTCATCCACAGCGCTCCCCGCACCCAGCCGGGCAGGAAAGCCCCCGCGATCCAGAGCACCGCGCTCACGCCGACCCAGAACAGTAGCCGCAGCGCGTTGCGCTGCCCCTCGTGGCCCCGCAACAGAAGGATCGCGACAGCGAAGATACCAAGCCGGACGAAGACGTACACACCTGCGAAGACCAGGCCCCGCCGGCCGAACGCCTCCGGCGCCGCAGCCGCCATCACGAGGGTGCCGAACATGATCGACATGACCACCAGCTGGATCAGCGGACGTCGCGGGTCGAACGTGTCCGTAAACCTCGTGGCAGCGATCCAGACAAACAGCACGGCGAACAGCAACACCAGTGTCTGGAACGCGCCAGTCCAGCTCGGATGCTTCAGCAGCTCCTGCGAGAGCCGGGAGAACGCCAGGACGAACACCAGGTCCAAGAACAGTTCCAGGAATCCCGCCCGCCCCTGCCCGGGCCTTCGTAGCAGCTTGCTCGCCCTGCCCGTCGTCATCGGCCGCCCGTTTCTGCCGTTTCTGCCGGTCTTGACCGTAGTCGTACCATGCCGTAGGGCCTTGAACGTTGCCGACATTGGCACTGCCCGCAGCGACTGCTGTGTCGCCCTATAAGTTGCGCCGGCGTGCGGTGCGGCTGTATCGAGAGGCCGACCCCGGGCCGCGGGAGGTCGAAGACCGCGGGCTGCTGTCGGAGATCGTCGACCTCCACGACCGGTCCGGGCAGACGTACGGCAGCGCCGCTGCGTCGGCGCGGCATCCTGCTGTACCACCCCGAGCGTGACGACGCCGAAGCCACCGACCGGGTCACCGAGGACCTGCTGCGCGTGCTCGGCCCTCCGCCCGACCAGGCCCACGAGATCTGCCAGCGGCCACTGCCCGCCCTCGATGGCCGTCCGTAACCGACGTCCACCCAGCCAGGAGGGCCCTCGACTGATCTAGGCGTTGACCGCCTCCCGTACCACACGGTTGGCCGTGTCCGTCTCGTACCCGGTCGCCCGGAGCAGGTCACTCGACGCCGTGCGGAGCTGGATCACCATGGCACTTCCGTACGCTCTCAGGCCTTTTCGGCACGCCTTGCCGACCAGCCGAGCGACGTCCAGTACCGCCTCGCGGGTCTGTTCGAACGGCCCAGCCTGTCGTGCCTCCCGCTGCAGCACTCGGACCGTCTCGGCGAGCCTCTCCACGGCGGCAATGAGTTCCTCCGGCACCGGCTCGTCGTACTGCAGCGAGGTCGCCGCCCAGCGGGACATGGACCGGCACGCGAGCGCCACTCGATCCATGTACTGGATCCCGCGCCGGTAGCGTTCGACATCGCGGCGCCGCCGCCACCGGACCGGCGAGATCATCGTCACCTCCTCGGCGCCACCCAGCGCCTCGTGCAGCCGGTTGAGGTCGCCGTCCATACCGCGAAGCTGGTCGAGTGCCCGCACCGCGCGGTCCGGGTCCCGCTGTCTCAGCGCGTGTGCGACCTCCCGAAGCTGCGATGCGAGTGTCTCGGTCAGCGGTGCGGCGGCGCGCTCGAGAGTGCGCATCGGGTCGATCGGCACCAGTAACGCCACCACCACCAGGCCGACGACAGCGCCCGACCCGGCTTCGATCAGCCGCTCCCATTCGAGATTGTGCTGGACCGGTGACAGCGTGGAGAGCAGCACGGCGGTGCTGCCGGCCTGGGCGACCAGCGCGCCGCTGTGCCCGGTCATCAGCAGGGCGACGGCGATGGCCAGCGCCACCACCACGCCG
The window above is part of the Micromonospora inositola genome. Proteins encoded here:
- a CDS encoding FUSC family protein, with amino-acid sequence MAADRSPLPRPEEVVEQGRDLVAQAARRGGKAGRLRLRQVEIVLVIAAQCGLAATLAWGLAHEVAGRPAPVFAPSAAVGTIVAALGQRARRTAELMLGVGLGLLISDLSLRYLGFGAWQIGVVVALAIAVALLMTGHSGALVAQAGSTAVLLSTLSPVQHNLEWERLIEAGSGAVVGLVVVALLVPIDPMRTLERAAAPLTETLASQLREVAHALRQRDPDRAVRALDQLRGMDGDLNRLHEALGGAEEVTMISPVRWRRRRDVERYRRGIQYMDRVALACRSMSRWAATSLQYDEPVPEELIAAVERLAETVRVLQREARQAGPFEQTREAVLDVARLVGKACRKGLRAYGSAMVIQLRTASSDLLRATGYETDTANRVVREAVNA
- a CDS encoding TetR/AcrR family transcriptional regulator; translation: MEQQIRHAPNRLERRKARTRSALVRAAQTFLAAGQLNVPILELTQAADVGMGSFYNHFDSREQLFQAAVEDALDRYGALLDELTVGLDDPAHVFAQSFRLTGRLHRRNPELSKVLLNNGLALAGSGRGLAPRARRDIEDGVRAGRFQVREPELAMVIVAGAALCLGQLLHDHPERDDAAATDQVTEDVLRMLGLAADEAHEICQRPLPDLHGRRP
- a CDS encoding low temperature requirement protein A; this translates as MSATFKALRHGTTTVKTGRNGRNGRPMTTGRASKLLRRPGQGRAGFLELFLDLVFVLAFSRLSQELLKHPSWTGAFQTLVLLFAVLFVWIAATRFTDTFDPRRPLIQLVVMSIMFGTLVMAAAAPEAFGRRGLVFAGVYVFVRLGIFAVAILLLRGHEGQRNALRLLFWVGVSAVLWIAGAFLPGWVRGALWMTAAAVEFVGIALGFPTPRLGRSGERRLEVVVSEEHVAERFRQFFIIALGEPILVTGLAFANGPFGADRSAAALVAFATTALLWRIYIHRAGALIAGAITAAPNRLRVAVLAVYAHVIMIAGIVTIAVGDELLITHPLGHPNPAWTAVILAGPALFLAGRAIFEYAVFGRVSAPRVIGALALVALTPAMRPLPPLAVATTAALILAGVAVADAARARRFPSEQPSPPG
- a CDS encoding VOC family protein, encoding MTDGHDPHTGLHSEQGALRGEHPGRARNPVVKVHDLAWLEFQKPDLERAEVFARAFGFTTSLRTQDELHLRGTDPGSPCVLIRRGPRSRFIGPAFRAAEPNDVLRLADATGRTMASLPESLGGVTVDLVDPSGARVRVVADTHELPALPTQQPLTFNVGHDVARTNATQRPPREPAKVQRLGHVVLQTTRYLETLNWYLEHLGLIVSDFLYHQGQRERGPVMSFIRCDRGSTATDHHTLAMTLGPANRYVHSAYQVPDLDSLAAGGEHLLDRGYQRSWGIGRHIQGSQIFDYWRDPDDFLVEHFTDGDLFDCTLEPGWAPMSASGLAQWGPPATKDFLGMRPGRESLRELRAVISALREDNEFDLHRLRGLMKAFTS
- a CDS encoding FUSC family protein, coding for MAAERGDLSRPNAAAGHAKDLAAKARRHGGEAGRLRLRLFTIILFVAAQCGLAATLSWGLAHDVLGRPAPIFAPSAAVGTIVAALGQRALRTAEMLLGVGLGLLVSDFLIRSLGFGPWQIGLVVMLAIAVALLMTGRSGALVAQAGSTAVLIATFSHVQQGLEWARIVDAGVGGAIGLAVVALLLPINPMRILERAVAPVAATLHTQLREVAHALARRDPDRAIRALDQLTGMEPDLARLHEALAGAEEVTTIAPLRWQRRIDVKHYRRGIQHIDRVILGCRALARWAATTLQYDEPVPEELPGAVDRLAEAIQLLRREARAGGPFDQTRNAVLDGARLAGQAYHRGVKPFSDAVVIQLRTMASDLLRATGYEPETANRMVREAATS